The Anas acuta chromosome 9, bAnaAcu1.1, whole genome shotgun sequence sequence atCTGGGCCACTGATGAAAAAGCTTTGGCTTGTGACCTCCATGTGAACCCATGCTCAGAAATTAGTTTTGGCCTGCGTGACTGAGTCTACATCAAGGTCTTGTCTCATTAATACATACAGCCATAATAACAAGCTGGTGTTTTTAGGAAGCAATGATCTAACAAAGCCATTctcttttttaatgtatatatctGTGAAAGTGAGCTATTCTGTATATATCTTAAATTACAGAATGTagcctgatttattttttaaatgaacttttcagaaataatctCATGAAATTGTCATGATTTCCTGCAGCTGAGAACCCTTACCTTACTGTACTTTCACACAAGCCAGGAGATAAATCTGTCTCCTTCATAAGGGGACAGAGCCTAGCAGCACCACCAGCCATAGGGTAGACTGCTTTGAGCCAGCTGTTAAAGACTGATGGAAAGTCAGAAGCCAAGGGATCTGTTCAGTGCACACCAGTCAGTAACATATCCATGTTCTTCACTAACATCTGTGAATTCAGTTTCACAATTCCTTTGTGAGGTAGGAAACGACTACTCCCTGTCTTTGACTACTCCCTGTcttgcagaaagaagaaagtgagGCACAAGGAGATTAAGCTGATCTCCTTAGGTCCTATAGGAAGTCTGCAGTGAAGCTGACGATGAATTTAATCCCCTGGTTTAGTCACGGGACAGCCGCCCTCTCTTTGCCTAGAAAGGCTGGGCGTGACATTTTGGTGCAGCCTCCACCTCTGCAATCAGAGAACATCCTGGAAAGTAAGTACACTTACACTGGTGCAAGTGGTTTCACTTCACTGTCTTGTCTCTCTGAATTTTAAAGAGCGGCTCAAACTGTACAGATGTGCTGCACAATAGCTAGATCACGTTACCTGGCATTTTAGGTGCAGTCTACAAGACAAACAAGCTATAGCAGCAAAGCTCCAATGTAAATCTCCAGTATAGACTAGATCCCGCTTCTATTTGTCCGATTCCCTCCTTCAAGGAAGGATGAAATACAACGAATGTCATAAGCACGAAAGAaagtaaatgaacaaaaactgCTACTATTAATTACAAACTTTAGTGCAAACCACACAGCAGATTATTTTTAGTATGCTCAGTATTTTCTGTAAGGAGGTTATAAACTGAGGTTTTAAATGCTGACAGTCATACTCTTTAGCCATGTAGTCATCTTTCAAGCTCCTATAATGAACCCAGATTCTGCAGGTACGTATTTTATCCTCCATATTTGTATGaatgctatgattttttttttttttttttactttgaaaatgttttgctctGTGCATTTATAAATAACCAGAAGACCATAAAGACCAAATTCCAAAGCTGAGTTACGTTAGACAAGTCTCTTAGCCAAGCATCATcttaactattatttttttttaaatttcagagcCATTTGTCTATTTGCCTAGAAGCTGTTCTGCTGTCAAAGGTGAGAGTGCTCACACTTTCTTTCCCACCAGCAAGCGCTCAACACTGTTGAAAATTACTTCTCCCTTTTATATATTCAAACATAGATGTAAGCACTCAACTTTATCTGGCATCATTTTGCAGTTGTGGCCCTTGTGCCTAATTAAGGTTCAAAGCTTGAAAGTTTCAGCCAGTTAAGAATGAGCCAGTTCAGAATGCAACAGGAATGCTGATCTCCTTTCTCAACGATTGTTTACATTAGGCAAgttatctgaaaagaaaaaagctcctgaaatctgaagaaatatttcacaaaatactTTGCTGGGCAAGGTCAATTGAGCTAGTAAATGCTACAGCTAGTCTGCAGCCCCCCCACAGATGCAGCTGAATGGATGAAGTCAGGATTTGGAAAAGTgcactttttcattctttgatCTTTTACAAGAACTGACACCAGAGTTGAGCACCCTGTATCTTCTAGAGACTCTCTCCTCAGAGGTTTTCATCCAGCCATTTTATGTAGCTGTTCCTAGTCTGAATTCCCGCAGAGAAATCAGTAGGCCAGATCGTGAATATCATACAGCCATGAAAGCAGTCATCGAAGTGATCGAGTGTGACTTCCACGCCAGCATTCTCTAACCGCTTGGCATACATCACCCCATCATCTCTCAGGACATCGTTCTCACAAGTCAGGATGTAAGTCTTtggctgcagctgcaaagtttcattttctgcaagCAGCGGGACTGCTCGCACATCAAGGAGCGCTGGTATCTCCTGGATTATTTCAGCCATGCCTGTGGGTTGTACTACAGGCTTGTAGTTCTTTTTGAATGACGAAGGCAGGAGAGATGTCCAGTTTAGACGTCCTCTGTAAGAGAGTGCTTGACCGACATCAAGAGCAGTGTGGTTGTTAATCAGCAGTGAGTGAGCCAAGTCGTGATTACCGTTGAAGTAGTCTATCCAATAGTTGATCATGACGTAACGGGGAAGAACAGGCATATTCATGTTCTGCTGATATGAAGGGGTATTGAAGTCAAATGCCTGAAGGACTGGATAAATCAAGGCCTGCAGTTTTGGTCTGACGGTCAAATGCTCATCTTTGCTAAGCTGCAGGAAGAacatagaataaaataaagattacaaagaaaataagcattacAATATCAACCCTGAACTTCACTCAAACTTGTAGGCCAAATTCTGTTCTTATGCAATGCCTCTGGCGAAGAATGTTCCTCTTTTGTCTGAAATACAGTcttaccattttat is a genomic window containing:
- the NCEH1 gene encoding neutral cholesterol ester hydrolase 1, yielding MRAVWVLLPALAALSAYYVYLPLPGTVSDSWKLMLLDATFRAVQQTCHLIHYFRLSHHLIVLNYLICTFDKLKSVSSEHINITDAVFDGVEVRVFEPPGKPDEMLKRSVVYIHGGGWALASARTSLYNNLCRIMAESLNAVVVSVEYRLVPEVCFPEQFHDALRATKHFLQPDVLAEYSVDPNRIAISGDSAGGNLAAAVCQQLSKDEHLTVRPKLQALIYPVLQAFDFNTPSYQQNMNMPVLPRYVMINYWIDYFNGNHDLAHSLLINNHTALDVGQALSYRGRLNWTSLLPSSFKKNYKPVVQPTGMAEIIQEIPALLDVRAVPLLAENETLQLQPKTYILTCENDVLRDDGVMYAKRLENAGVEVTLDHFDDCFHGCMIFTIWPTDFSAGIQTRNSYIKWLDENL